The following is a genomic window from Burkholderia cepacia ATCC 25416.
GACTTCCGCGCGGGCGACGTCGGCTACGTGAAGAAAAGCCTCGGGCACTACGTGCAGAACACCGGCAACACCGATCTGGTGTTCCTCGAGATCTTCAAGACCGACCGCTATGCGGAAGTGTCGCTGTCCGACTGGCTCGCGCATACGCCGCCGAAGCTCGTCGAAGCGCACCTGAACGTCGCGCCGGACGTGATCGCGCAGTTTCCGCGCAACCGTCCCGACGTCGTGCCGCTGTAACGCCGCCGCTGCCGCCGCGGCCGGCAGCCGACATGCCGGCCGCGGCGCCCGACCTTCAGGAATCCTGCTTCATTCGAACGGAACACCACCATGATTCCCGTCACGAACAAACCTGCCGGCAGCTTCGCGCTGCCGAGTCTGCCTGCCGGCCATACCGGCCACACCGGCCACCCCGACGGCGCGGCGCGTGCCGCGCTGGAAGGGCGCCGCACCGGCGTCGCCGCGCTGCTGCCGTTCGTCGGCCCGGCCGTGATCGCGTCGATCGGCTATATGGACCCCGGCAACTTCGCGACCAACATCCAGGCCGGTGCCGCGTACGGCTACCGGCTGCTGTGGGTCGTGCTGGCCGCGAACGCGATCGCGATGCTGTTCCAGGCAATGTCGGCGAAGCTCGGCATCGTGACCGGCCGCAATCTCGCGGAGCTGTGCCGTGACCGGTTTCCCGCGCCGGTCGTATGGGGCATGTGGGTCGCGTCCGAGATTGCCGCGATGGCGACCGATCTCGCCGAATTCCTCGGCGGCGCGCTCGCATTCGGGCTGTTGTGCCACCTGTCGCTGTTCGCGGGGATGATCGCGACGGCGTTCGCGACCTGCGCGATCCTCGCGCTCGAAAAGCGCGGCTTCCGGCCGCTGGAAGCCGCGATCGCGGCGCTGGTCGGCGTGATCGGCGCGTGCTATCTCGGCGAACTGCTGATCGCGCCGCAGGACTGGCATGCGGCCGCGTTCCACCTGGTCGTCCCGCAGATTCCGGATCGCGCGGCGCTGACGATCGCGGTCGGGATCGTCGGCGCGACGATCATGCCGCACACGCTGTATCTGCATTCGGGGCTCACGCAGGATCGCACCGCGCCGCGCGACGATACGGAGCGGCGGCGGCTCGTGCGCTTCTCGAATCGCGAGGTGGTCGTCGCGCTCGGGCTGGCCGGGTTCGTGAATCTCGCGATGGTGATGATGGCGTCGTCGGCGTTTCACGCGAGCGCGCCGGGCATGACCGACATCGGCGACGCGTATCACACGCTGATCCCGGTGCTCGGGCCGGCGGCCGGCGCGCTGTTTCTCGTCGCGCTGCTGACCTCGGGCGTGTCGAGTTCGGTGGTCGGCACGATGGCCGGGCAGGTCGTGATGCAGGGCTTCATCCACCGCCGCATGCCGGTCTGGGTGCGGCGCGCGGTGACGGTCGTGCCCGCGTTCGCGGTGGTCGCGCTCGGCTGCGACGTCACGCGCGCGATGGTCGCGAGCCAGGTGGTGCTGAGTTTCGTGCTGCCGATGCCGATGATCGCGCTGCTGATGCTGTCGGCGCGCGCGGACGTGATGGGCGCTTACGCGATGCGGATGCCGCTGCGGATCGTCGCCGGCGCGGCGACGGTCGTGATCGTCGGGTTGAATGCGTACCTGGTGTGGGCGGCATTCAATTGACCGGCGGCGGGCCGCCGCCTGCTGCCCGCTGCCTACTGCTGCATGTCCGGCGCCTCGCGCAGCCGCCAGATCGCATTGCACTGCTGGCCGCCGAGGCTCGTCGAGCGCAGCGTGACGACGGTGCCGGGCGCGATCCGGTACGTGAAATGCGCCGTCAGCTCGGTGCCTTTCCGCTGCGGCTGCCCGTCGACCAGCACTTCGCACAGCAGCGGCGACGGCGACCCGGACGGGTGCGTGACATAGACGTTCAGCCGCGCGATGTCGCGTGTCGCGGTGAACACGACTTCGTGGTTCCCGCTGCCGATCAGCATCGTGCCGCCGGGTTCGTCGATCGCCTGCAGGTAGGCGCCCGCGCTTGTCTCGATCGTTGCGGCCGCAACGGTCAGCCCGGCCGAGCGCACGTAGTCGGTTGCCGCGATGCGCGCGGCGACCGCGTCGGACTGTGCCGGCGTGCCGTCCGACAACGCGAATGGCACGCCGTCGCGCAGCGCGGCGTCGACGTGGTTCGCGTAGTAGCGCCAGCGGTCGAGGAAGCGGATGTCGCCGGTCATGTGCAGCGCGCGGATCGGCTCGCCGTGATACCGGAGCGTCGTCGTGCCGGTGCCGGCATCGAACGCTTCGTGAATGCCGTACTTGCTGACGAAGTTCTGGACCGGATCGAGCAGCGCCGTTTCGCCCTGGGCGCTCCACAGGTGCAGGAACGTCGTATCGATCCCGAAGCATTCCTGGAAATCGGTGCCGATGCGGGCGGTGCAGTCGCGCAGGTGGCCGGCGTAGCGTGCCCACGCGTCGGCGGTCCCGGCAACGAGCCCGGCCTGCAAGGCGCTGCCGTGGCGTGCGGAGACTTCGTCGACGACGAGGCGCCAGTGATGGTC
Proteins encoded in this region:
- a CDS encoding Nramp family divalent metal transporter, coding for MIPVTNKPAGSFALPSLPAGHTGHTGHPDGAARAALEGRRTGVAALLPFVGPAVIASIGYMDPGNFATNIQAGAAYGYRLLWVVLAANAIAMLFQAMSAKLGIVTGRNLAELCRDRFPAPVVWGMWVASEIAAMATDLAEFLGGALAFGLLCHLSLFAGMIATAFATCAILALEKRGFRPLEAAIAALVGVIGACYLGELLIAPQDWHAAAFHLVVPQIPDRAALTIAVGIVGATIMPHTLYLHSGLTQDRTAPRDDTERRRLVRFSNREVVVALGLAGFVNLAMVMMASSAFHASAPGMTDIGDAYHTLIPVLGPAAGALFLVALLTSGVSSSVVGTMAGQVVMQGFIHRRMPVWVRRAVTVVPAFAVVALGCDVTRAMVASQVVLSFVLPMPMIALLMLSARADVMGAYAMRMPLRIVAGAATVVIVGLNAYLVWAAFN